ACCAATCCAGTACACCAAACTGGTCTGGGGTCTCATCGTCGGCGCGCTGCTCTTCGGCGACCAGCCCAAACCGCATGTCTTGCTGGGAACCGCGATCGTCGTCGCCACCGTTCTCTATCTCCTGCGACGTGCGCCGCCGCGCCGCAGGGATCTGTGACGCCCTTCGCAAGCCGGCGTGCAGGTCTCGAACAAAATGCGTCTGACAGGCAGACGAAGGTGATTTTGGACGATTCCGGAAGGAGCGCCTAAGCCGCCTGACATAGCAATCTTCTCCGGGAGGGGCTCCGCCTTGGCCAGCAGCACACCAGTCAAACTCTCCAGCGCGGCAAGCGAGAGCCTGCCGACAGCCGCGACGCTGCCGGCGCAGCGTGGGATTTTCCATGGCGGCGCGTGGCATCGGCCCGCCTCCGGCCGGACCTTCGAGGTGACGAGCCCGGGCAGCGGTGAATCGCTTGGACATTGCGCCGATGCCGATACGAACGACGTGGATGCCGCCGTCCGCTCGGCACGCGAGGCCTTTCCGGGCTGGCGCGACACCCCTCCGCTCGCACGGGCCAAGCTGTTGCGCCGGTTTGCCCAGATCGTCCGTGACAACGCCAGGGAACTCGCTTTGCTGGATGCAGTCGATTGCGGCAACCCGGCTCGCGCAATGGTCGGCGATGCCGACATCGCCTCGGCCCAGATCGATTTTTTCGCGGGCCTGGTGACGGAGATGAAGGGAGCCTCAATCCCGATGGGGCCGGATCGCTTCAACGTCTCGATCCGGCAGCCGCTCGGCGTGGTCGGCCGCATCATCCCCTTCAACCATCCCTTCATGTTCGCGGCCGGCAAATCCGCCGCACCGCTAGCGGCGGGAAATACGATCGTGGTCAAGCCGCCAGAGCAGGCACCGCTCTCGGCGCTGAGATTGGCGGAACTCGTCGAAAACCTGTTTCCGCCCGGCGTGTTCAACGTCGTCACCGGCGGACGCGACGCCGGGGCGGCGCTGGTGGCCCATCCTGATGTCGCCAAGATCGCGCTGATCGGCAGTGTCGGGGCCGGACGGGCCGTGATGCGGGGCGCAGCCGAACGCGTGAAGCCCGTCCTGCTCGAACTCGGGGGCAAGAACGCGCTGATCGCCTTCGCCGATGCCGACCCCGCCCAGGTCGCGGATGCGATGATCGCAGGGATGAACTTCGCCTGGTGCGGTCAGTCCTGCGGTTCGACCAGCCGGGCCTTCCTGCATGAGAGCCTGCATGACGCCGTGCTGGCCGAGCTGATCGAGCGGATTGTCGCCTTCAAGCCTGGCAGGCCCGATGACTGGAGCACGACCATGGGGGCGATCGCCAGCAGAGCTCAATACGAGCGTATCCTCGGCTTCATTGAGACCGCCAAAGCCGAAGGGGCCAGGCTGGTTTATGGCGGAGGCCGCCCCGATTCGAGTGAGCTCGCCGCCGGGCTTTTCATCGAACCGACCGTTTTCGCCGATGTCACGCCAGAGATGACGATCGCACGCGAGGAGATCTTCGGACCGGTACTCTCTGTGCTCCGCTGGAGCGACGAGGCCAGAATGATGGCGGAGGTCAACGCGGTCGAGGTCGGCCTGACCTGTTCGATCTGGACCAACGATCTCAATGCCGCAATGCGGACAGCAACCGCCACGGAGGCCGGTTTCGTTTGGGTGAACGAGGTCAGCCGGCACTTTCTCGGCGCGCCGTTCGGCGGCGTGAAGCAATCCGGCCTCGGGCGCGAGGAGTGTCTGGAGGAACTCATGTCATTCACCCAGGAAAAGAACATCCACATCCGCTTTTCGACGCAAAGCTGAAACTCCGTTGGGGATGCGGGGGGACATTGCGGGTTTCGCCCCCCGCTCCGGCGGCCGCTGCGCGCGCCGGCGTCCCGCCCAAACAAAATCTGACTTGAGACCAAGAACAACGGTCTTTGATCGCAACGACCATTCGCTTCGATATGCCTCGAGCAGCGAACTCTCCTGGCTCCGGCCTTCGCGCGACAGTTCTTAAACGTAAAGGATGCGGTCCCGACATGACCCAAACCCAGGGCAAACGCGATAACACCGCGCTATCGATCGCGGTCGATCCTGCCGCGGTCGAGCAGCCCGCAGGCCTGACGAAGGCGGCCGTCGCTTTCGGGAGCGACGTCATGGCGGAGGCGATCCGCTCGCTCGACATCCCGTATATCGCCATCAATCCGGGCGCGAGCTTTCGCGGACTGCATGACAGTCTGGTCAACCATCTCGGGAATACCAAGCCGCAGCTGCTGCTCTGCCTCCACGAGGAGCATGCCGTGGCGATTGCCCATGGCTATGCCAAGGTGACTGGCAAGGCGATGGCGGCGGCGGCGCATTCGAATGTCGGCCTGTTCCACGCGACCATGGCGGTATTCAACGCCTGGTGCGACAGGATGCCTGTCATTCTCTTCGGTGCCACCGGGCCCGTTGACGCCTCCCATCGCCGACCATGGATCGAGTGGATCCACACGGCGCGCGATCAGGGCGCTATCGTCAGGCAATACACAAAGTGGGACGACCAGCCTGCCTCCGCCGCCTCTGCGCGCGAATCCATCCTTCGCGCCGCGTGGATCGCAGAGACCGCGCCCAAGGGGCCGGTCTATGTGAATCTCGACGCCGGATTGCAGGAAGAGGTCTTGTCGGCACCGCTGCCGCCGCTGAGTGCGTCGCGCTATCGTCCGCCGGTGACGGTGAGCGCCTCGCAAGCGCAGATCGACGAGATCGTTACGCGTCTGGCCCGCGCCAAGCGCATCGTCATGCTGGCGGGGCGGGTTTCTCGCGATCTCGGCGCCTGGCGGCAGCGGATCGATCTGGCCGAGCGCCTCGGCGCGCTTGTCCTCACCGATCTGAAGATCGGCGCGGCCTTCCCGACCGACCACCCGCTCCATGCCGGCGCCCCCGGCATCTACGCAGTGCCCGAGGCCCGCAGGGTTTTGAGCGAGGCCGACGTCGTGATCAGTCTCGATTGGGTCGATCTTGCCGGGACGCTTTCGGCGGCCTTCCCGGACCAGGCGCCCACACCCACGATCATCCAGATCTCGCAGGATCACGTTCTTCACAACGGCTGGAGCATGGATCATCAAGCCTTGCCGCCGATCGACCTGATGCTGGCCTGCGACCCCGACGAGGCTGTCGCCCGGCTACTCGAGCGCCTGCCGGCGGCATCGGCCCCTTCAGTCCCGCATGCGGGCAAGTCCAAGGCGGTCGAGTTGCCTGTCTTGACCGGCGGCCCGGTCACGATGGCCCATCTCGCTTCCGGCCTGGAATCGGCGGTGGAAGGGCGCGACGTGTCTTTCGTCCACCTGCCCCTGGGTTGGGACGGGGCCTTCTGGCCCTTCCGCCACCCGCTCGACTTCCTCGGCTCCGACGGCGGCGGCGGCATCGGCGGCGGTCCGGGCATTTCCGTGGGCGCGGCATTGGCACTGCGCGACAGCGGCCGCCTGCCGATCTGCATCGGCGGTGACGGCGATTTCCTGATGGGTGCGACGGCCGTCTGGACCGCGGTGCACTACCGCATTCCGCTGCTGATCATCGTTGCCAATAACCAGTCCTTTTTCAACGACGAGGTCCATCAGGAGCGCGTCGCCCGGATGCGCGGACGGCCGGTCGAGAACAAATGGATCGGTCAGCGCATTTCCGATCCGGAGGTCGACATCGCTGGGGTCGCGACGGCGCAAGGTGCTCTCGGCATTGGGCCGATCAAGGACAATGCGGAACTCGAAGCAGTCTTTCGCCGCGCCATCGTGCATGTCGATCAGGGCGGGGTAGCCGTCGTCGATGTTCGCACCGAGCCCGGTTACACGCCGGCAATGGTCGCCTCGCTCACTCGCGCCACCGGACCCGAGAAGTCATGACCCAGCTTCGCCTCTCCCTCGCGATCGGCGACTATGACCGCAACCGCCCCTTGATCGACGGCGCCGTTAAGATCGACGGAGTCGACCCCGTTGTCATGACGCTTTCGCCAGAGGAAATGTTCTTCCGGGCGATGCGCCACGAAGCGTTCGACATCTGCGAATTGTCGTTGAGCAGTTTCGTGCTTCGCACATCGCGCGGCGACTGCCCCTATGTGGGTGTCCCCGCCTTCGTCTCGCGTGCGTTCCGCCACACCTCGATCATCGTCCGCCGGGATGCCGGAATCAAACGGCCGCAGGATCTTGTCGGCAAGCGCGTCGGCCTGCCCGAATGGCAGCTCTCCGCCAATGTCTGGACCCGTGCATTGCTTGAGGAATACGGCGTCAAACTGTCGGACATTCGCTGGGTACGCGGCGGGCTGGAAGAGCCAGGCCGTTTGGAAAAGGTCAAGATCGCGCTGCCGCCCGGTGTCACGGTGGCGGATATCGGGCCGACCCAGACATTGAGGGACATGCTCGCATCGGGCGAGATCGACGCCTTCATGGGACCGCGAGCGCCGACGAGCTTCACGCCCGACAATCCCGACCTTTGCTGGCTGTTCGAGGACCCCACCGCGGAGGCCATGGCCTATTATGGGCGCACGAAGATCTTTCCAATCATGCATCTGATCGGCGTTCGCCGAGAGATCGCCGAACAGCACCCATGGCTGCCCATGGCCGTCTTGAAGGCGTTCGAACAGTCGAAGCAGCAGGCGCTCGATCATCTCGCCGATACCTCCGCCACCAAGGTGACACTGCCCTTCATTGAGGAGCAGATCAGGCGCGCCAAGAGCTTCATGGGCCAGGATTTCTGGAGCTATGGCCTGCCGGCTAACCGGCACGTGCTGGAGGCCTTCGTGGGCTATCACCACGCTCAGGGAATCTCGAGCAGGCTTGTCGATGTGGACGAACTCTTTCATCCCGGCACGACCGAAGCCTACAAGATTTAAAGCAACAGAGGCCAGCGCGTCAGAGCGGTGGCTTCACTTGCTCGCACCCGGCTCGACGGGATGCGAGCTTTCGAGGCCGGCGAGCTTCTTTCCCAGCGGACCCAGGTCGAGAGCGAAGCGAGTCGTGATCCTGCGTATGAAATCGAGGATGTCACGCTCGGCGCGAAAGGGCGAACGCCGGCTGGAACGCACCAGATAGAGCGTACGGATGATGAGTGGATCCCGGATCCGCCGGGCGGAAAGTTCGCCCCTGCGAATCTCGTCCGCGGCGCTGCCGAACGGCATGATCCCGACGGCCTTTCCACTTGCGATCAAGCTCTTCATCATGCCGATGGAGGACGCCTCAAACGCAATCTTCAGCGGAAGGGCGTGCTTCTCCGCCGCCGCCGCCACCATACGCCGCGCCGGATCACGTTCGCCGGCCAGAACCAGCGGATGAGACAGCGCCTCGGCGAATCCAATGCTGTCCTGCGCGAAATCCGTCGGTCCGGCAGCGTTGACGAACAGCATCTCCTCCTCGATCAACGGAATGCGGATGAACCCGGGGCGCTCTGCCACCTCATAGGCCAGGGCCATGTCGATCTCGTCGCGCTCCAGCGCCTCGACCAGCACATAGCTCATCTCCTCGGTGATGCTGAGATGCACGTTGGGCAGATCTAATTGTGCTTCGACCAGAATCTCGGCGCCAACCAGATTGGTGATGCCAGGTGTCAGGCCCAGCAGCACGCTCTCGTTAATCGAACCGGCGAACCGCTTGATCTCCTGTTTCGCATCCTCGACGGCGCGCAGGATCTCGCAGGCCCGATCATACAGCACCTTGCCGGCCGCGGTGGCTGAGACACCGCGCGAGTGCCGCATGAGCAAGGGCACGCCGAGTTCATCCTCAAGCTGGCGGATTTGTAGGCCGAGCGCCGGCTGAGCCACGTTAAGCTGCTCGGCAGCGCGCGTGATGTTGGCGACCTCGATCGTCTTGGCGAGATATCGCAATTGGCGAAGATTGATGGCGTCCACCCCTGGTTTTGTAGTCTTCTGCCGTCGATCATACCGCCGCCAGCGGCTGCGAACAGTCTCCTTTTGCGCAAGGCGGAATCGTCACGCGTACATTGCGATATGATTGAAACGTCGCGCCTCGCGATAGACGATCTCGCGGTCGACCCCGCCGCGGATGCGTTCCATCATTCGGTTTTCCTCGCTCAGGGTCTGGCCGGCGTCGGCAAGCACGCGCCGCGCCAGATGTCGGGGAATGACGATGACGCCGTCACCATCACCATGAACGATATCGCCCGGCGCGATCGTCACCCATTCCGTCGTCTGGCCAGGCAACCTGACGGGCACCATAAGCGCGTGATACGCCCAGCGTCCCTTGGTGTTGGGCAGAGTGCGCCCGGCCGCGTGGACGGTCAGACCGGTCATGGCGTCGAGATCGCGCACGAGACCGTCTGTCACGACAGCCCTGCAGCCATGCTCGGCCCAGCTTGCCGTCGTATTGCCGCCTGTCGCAGCCCCAACGCGGTGCCGGTCGGTCGCCAGCACGGCGACGCAGCCCGCAAACATCGCCCGGTCGGCCTCGAAGACGATGGCCGCGGAGCGTCCGGCATCCGGCGGCGCGGCACTGCTGCCCGACAGACAGACCGCAGGGCCGGCAAATGTATCCCCACGCAGCCGGAGCAGCTCGTACGACAGAACCTGATCGCGCAGGCCGCCCGCCTCGAGCACGTCGGACAGGACGGCGCTGGGAATCAACGCCAACGCGCGGCACAGCTCCTCGATCGCTCCGGCCTCGATCATGTCCTCGCCCTCCCCGTTCGATCGATCAGCTTCGGCCCGCTCGGGCGGCCGCCACAAAAGCGAGCGTGGTGCGCCCGGCAAGCGCAAGGCGCTCGCGCGCCGGCAATCGACCATGATCGCGGTGGGGCGCCTCGATGCTGAGGGGCATGTCGACCGGCAGAACCGCCAGGAGCGCGGCCAAGGGCAGCTCGCCCTCACCAGGAAACAAGCGGCCTTCGCGACTCTCAGGCGTCAACCCGTCAGGGCCCGGATGCGCTGCCGGCGCATCACAGAGATGGACATACCCGATCTGGGCGAGATCGAGCGCCGCGACCTGGGCGACGGTGCCGCCGGACCGGGCGAGGTGAAGCGTGTCGATGAGCAGCTTCAGATTGGGATGCGCCGCTCGCGCCAGCACGCGCAGCGCGTCTTCGAGCGAGCGCATCGGCCGGGAGGGCATGAACTCGATCACCACTCCGATGTCGAAGCGCTGCGCATGCTCCGCGAGCTCGGCATAGCGCGCCGCCAGCCGCGACTCGTCGGGATCGATTCCCCCTGACACCACGAAACGCGCGCCGAGCGCGGACGCAGCCTCGAGCGCGGGCAGCAAGTCGCCAGGATTGGTATCGACATCGATGCCGAAGGATTCGGCCTCGAAAATCCGGATGCCTGCATCGTCAGCCATTCGACGCAGCAGAGCGATCCGCGCCGCGTCTCCAACGACCGGATACCGCCCCGGCGCATGCTTCGGTGGCATGATGCGCAGACCGACGCCGGTGAATCCCGCCGCGGCCGCACCCATGATGAAATCCTCCGGAGGGGCGTCGAGCGCGGTCAAATGCGAAACGGAGATCATGGGCGTTCCTCTTGAGGCCGGCTGTGATGTCTGACAGAGCCGGCCGCCCGCGCAAAATACGGTTTGGCTTCTCCTGTCAGATGGTTTCGTTGCGGCGGGGATCCTGCACATTCGTTCTGGCAGCGAGAACGAAGCGCTTCTGGAAGCGCAATGGCGAAGGGCCTAATCCTCGTTCGCCCGCCGAAATCGCTCGGCCGGCCCTTCATTGTCGTGTCTGGAGACGCTCCGCCATGTCGTTGTCCACCGTGCTCTGCCTCAACGGCCCCAATCTGAACATGCTCGGAGTGAGGGAGCCGGAGATCTATGGTCGCGCCACCCTCGCCGAGGTCGAAGCCGCCGTACGCGAAAAGGCCGACGCGCTCGAACTGGCCGTCGACTTTCGCCAGTCCAACTCCGAGACGCAGCTGATCGACTGGATCCAGCAGGCGGTCGGCAAGGTCGACGGAGTTATCATCAATCCGGCCGCATTCACGCACACCTCGATCGCCATCGCCGATGCCCTGCGCATTCTGAGCTGCCCGATCATCGAGCTGCACTTCAACAATTCGTATCGCTATGCCGACCGAGCCTTCCGGCATCTCTCGCATGTCCGGCCCGTCGCGACCGGCGTCATCTTCGGGTTCGGCGCCAGCGGATATCTCGTCGCGATGGAAGCGATCAAGCTGTTGATCTCGCCGCACGCGCTTGCTCGCAAATAGCGCTCCGGTCATAGGCCGTTGAAACGAAATCGGCGCCCGCAAGGGCGCCGGTTTTTTGTCCATTCACGCGGGCATCAATCGCTGTCCTGCGCGTCCTTCTGCTGGCGGATGGCGGGTATCAGGACCGACAGCAGCATGACCACCGTCAGCAAGATCAACCCCAGCGTGATCGGGCGGTAGAGCAGCGAGACAAAACTGCCATCGGAGATCACCAGCGCACGGCGCAGGTTCTCCTCGGCCAAGGGGCCAAGAATGAAGCCCAGAAGCATCGGGACCGGCTGAAGACCGAAGGCCATCAGGAAGATCCCGAGGAATGCGAAGCCCGACATGACCACGAGGTCGGTCATGCTGTTTGAGAGCGACAAGGTCCCGATGCAGCAGAAGATCAGGATTGCCGGGAACAGGATCGCATAGGGGATCTTGAGGAGCCTGACCCAGAGCCCGATCATGGGGAGGTTGATGATGACGAGCATCGCATTGCCGATGAACATGCTCGCCACCAGCCCCCAGAACAGATCGGGCTTCTCCGTCAGGATCTGGGGGCCCGGCTGGACACCCTGGATCAGCATCGCGCCCAGCAGCAGGGCTATCGTCGGCGTCGAGGGAATGCCCAGCGTCAGCAAGGGGATGAACGAGGTCTGCGCTGCCGCATTGTTCGCGGCTTCGGGCGATGCCACGCCCTGGATCGCGCCCTTGCCGAAACGCTCTGGCGTCCGGCTGACCTTCTTTTCGAGGATATAGGCCGCGAAGGTGCTGAGCAGCACCCCTCCCCCGGGCAGCAGACCGAGCGTCGATCCGATGGCCGTGCCTCTGACAGCTGCCGGCGCAGCCTGCTTGAACTCGTCGCCGGTCAGCCAGAGTCGGTCGACGGTTTCGATCACGGCGATGTCCTCGCCGCGATGGTGCCGGCTGAGATTGGAGATGATCTCTCCGAGGCCAAACAACCCCATGCCGACCGCCACGAGGTTCAGCCCTTCCGAGAGCTCGGTCACGCCAAAGGTGAAACGGGAGGTTCCGGTCTCGATATCGCTGCCGACCAGCCCGAGCATCACGCCGACACAAGCCATCGCAAGCGCATTGAGCAGCGAGCCTTGGCTAAAGACGACGACGGAGATCAGACCGAGCAGCATCAGTGCGAAATATTCGGGCGCATTGAAGGACACCGCGACCTTCGCGAGTACAGGAGAGAACATGGTGATGACGAGCGTGCCGACGATGCCGGCAAACAGCGAAGCCAGCGCGGCGGTGGCAAGCGCTGCGCCGCCGCGCCCCTGCTTGGCCATCTCATAGCCGTCGAGGCAGGTGATGATGGAGGAGGATTCACCTGGAATGCGGCAGAGAATCGCCGTCGTTGAGCCACCGTACTGAGCGCCGTAATAAATGCCCGACAGCATGATCAGCGAGGTCAGCGGCGGGAAATAGACGGTGATCGAGAGCAGCATCGATATCGTCGCCAGCGGCCCGATGCCGGGGAGCACGCCGATCAGCGTCCCGAGCAGGCAGCCCAGGAAGCAGAAGAGCAGGTTCTGCCAGGTCAGCGCGAGCGAGAAACCAAAGATCAGGTTGTCGAACTGGAAATCCATGATGCGCTCTCAAGGCCAAAGCTTGATCGGAAGCTTCAGCAGGTAGACGAAGACCACGCAGCTGAAGAGCGAGAGAAGGATGGGGTTCAAGAGCGTGGACCAGCGCCAGGGCAGATTCTGCGCCAGGCGGGCGAACAGGGCGGTGGCGACGACGGCGATTGCCATGCCAATCGTCGGCACGAGCACACCGAAGACGATCGGGCTGAGCACGATCACGAAGGTCGCGCGCCAGCTCGGCCACTCAGACGGCTCGGCCTGGTTCAGCAGGCCGCGGATCAGGATCGCGATGCCGAGAACCAGCATGAGAAAGCTCAGGATGCGCGGCAGATAGCCGGGCCCCATGGCGCTGGCCTGGCCGTAACGCAGGCTCAGTCCGAAATAGAAGAATGCGAGCGCCATCGCGATGACGATGAGGCCGGCCGCGATGTCGCGGTTCTTGACGATCCTTTCCATGATCAATCCACACGGATGTTGGCCGAGGCTGCTGCCTCGCGGAAAATCTTCTCGTCACCCTGCAGGCGCGCCAGGAAGTCGGCTGGCTTGTCGCCGATCGGTCGCAGCCCTCCGGCAACCAGTTTCTCGGTAACGCCGGGATCGGCGACTGCTTTGGTGACCGCAGCATGAAGGGCCTGGAGAACCGTTGCAGGCGTGCCTTTAGGGGCGTGCAGTCCGAACCAGTTGGACACCTTGTCGACATCGGGAATGCCGAGCTCGACCGAAGTCGGAATATCGGGGAAGCCGGGCTCGCGCACCGTGCTGGCGACAAAAAGCGCCTTCAGATCACCCGTCTTAATGTGCGGCCCCGTGACCTGGATGGCGTTGATGCTCATCTGGATCTGGTTGGCGAGGAGATCCGTGACACGCTGTCCCGCGGACACATACTGAACCGCGACCAGCTTG
Above is a genomic segment from Bosea sp. NBC_00550 containing:
- a CDS encoding aldehyde dehydrogenase family protein; translated protein: MASSTPVKLSSAASESLPTAATLPAQRGIFHGGAWHRPASGRTFEVTSPGSGESLGHCADADTNDVDAAVRSAREAFPGWRDTPPLARAKLLRRFAQIVRDNARELALLDAVDCGNPARAMVGDADIASAQIDFFAGLVTEMKGASIPMGPDRFNVSIRQPLGVVGRIIPFNHPFMFAAGKSAAPLAAGNTIVVKPPEQAPLSALRLAELVENLFPPGVFNVVTGGRDAGAALVAHPDVAKIALIGSVGAGRAVMRGAAERVKPVLLELGGKNALIAFADADPAQVADAMIAGMNFAWCGQSCGSTSRAFLHESLHDAVLAELIERIVAFKPGRPDDWSTTMGAIASRAQYERILGFIETAKAEGARLVYGGGRPDSSELAAGLFIEPTVFADVTPEMTIAREEIFGPVLSVLRWSDEARMMAEVNAVEVGLTCSIWTNDLNAAMRTATATEAGFVWVNEVSRHFLGAPFGGVKQSGLGREECLEELMSFTQEKNIHIRFSTQS
- a CDS encoding thiamine pyrophosphate-binding protein, encoding MTQTQGKRDNTALSIAVDPAAVEQPAGLTKAAVAFGSDVMAEAIRSLDIPYIAINPGASFRGLHDSLVNHLGNTKPQLLLCLHEEHAVAIAHGYAKVTGKAMAAAAHSNVGLFHATMAVFNAWCDRMPVILFGATGPVDASHRRPWIEWIHTARDQGAIVRQYTKWDDQPASAASARESILRAAWIAETAPKGPVYVNLDAGLQEEVLSAPLPPLSASRYRPPVTVSASQAQIDEIVTRLARAKRIVMLAGRVSRDLGAWRQRIDLAERLGALVLTDLKIGAAFPTDHPLHAGAPGIYAVPEARRVLSEADVVISLDWVDLAGTLSAAFPDQAPTPTIIQISQDHVLHNGWSMDHQALPPIDLMLACDPDEAVARLLERLPAASAPSVPHAGKSKAVELPVLTGGPVTMAHLASGLESAVEGRDVSFVHLPLGWDGAFWPFRHPLDFLGSDGGGGIGGGPGISVGAALALRDSGRLPICIGGDGDFLMGATAVWTAVHYRIPLLIIVANNQSFFNDEVHQERVARMRGRPVENKWIGQRISDPEVDIAGVATAQGALGIGPIKDNAELEAVFRRAIVHVDQGGVAVVDVRTEPGYTPAMVASLTRATGPEKS
- a CDS encoding ABC transporter substrate-binding protein, translated to MTQLRLSLAIGDYDRNRPLIDGAVKIDGVDPVVMTLSPEEMFFRAMRHEAFDICELSLSSFVLRTSRGDCPYVGVPAFVSRAFRHTSIIVRRDAGIKRPQDLVGKRVGLPEWQLSANVWTRALLEEYGVKLSDIRWVRGGLEEPGRLEKVKIALPPGVTVADIGPTQTLRDMLASGEIDAFMGPRAPTSFTPDNPDLCWLFEDPTAEAMAYYGRTKIFPIMHLIGVRREIAEQHPWLPMAVLKAFEQSKQQALDHLADTSATKVTLPFIEEQIRRAKSFMGQDFWSYGLPANRHVLEAFVGYHHAQGISSRLVDVDELFHPGTTEAYKI
- a CDS encoding LysR family transcriptional regulator, yielding MDAINLRQLRYLAKTIEVANITRAAEQLNVAQPALGLQIRQLEDELGVPLLMRHSRGVSATAAGKVLYDRACEILRAVEDAKQEIKRFAGSINESVLLGLTPGITNLVGAEILVEAQLDLPNVHLSITEEMSYVLVEALERDEIDMALAYEVAERPGFIRIPLIEEEMLFVNAAGPTDFAQDSIGFAEALSHPLVLAGERDPARRMVAAAAEKHALPLKIAFEASSIGMMKSLIASGKAVGIMPFGSAADEIRRGELSARRIRDPLIIRTLYLVRSSRRSPFRAERDILDFIRRITTRFALDLGPLGKKLAGLESSHPVEPGASK
- a CDS encoding RraA family protein, with product MIEAGAIEELCRALALIPSAVLSDVLEAGGLRDQVLSYELLRLRGDTFAGPAVCLSGSSAAPPDAGRSAAIVFEADRAMFAGCVAVLATDRHRVGAATGGNTTASWAEHGCRAVVTDGLVRDLDAMTGLTVHAAGRTLPNTKGRWAYHALMVPVRLPGQTTEWVTIAPGDIVHGDGDGVIVIPRHLARRVLADAGQTLSEENRMMERIRGGVDREIVYREARRFNHIAMYA
- a CDS encoding sugar phosphate isomerase/epimerase family protein, which translates into the protein MCRIPAATKPSDRRSQTVFCAGGRLCQTSQPASRGTPMISVSHLTALDAPPEDFIMGAAAAGFTGVGLRIMPPKHAPGRYPVVGDAARIALLRRMADDAGIRIFEAESFGIDVDTNPGDLLPALEAASALGARFVVSGGIDPDESRLAARYAELAEHAQRFDIGVVIEFMPSRPMRSLEDALRVLARAAHPNLKLLIDTLHLARSGGTVAQVAALDLAQIGYVHLCDAPAAHPGPDGLTPESREGRLFPGEGELPLAALLAVLPVDMPLSIEAPHRDHGRLPARERLALAGRTTLAFVAAARAGRS
- the aroQ gene encoding type II 3-dehydroquinate dehydratase, with protein sequence MSLSTVLCLNGPNLNMLGVREPEIYGRATLAEVEAAVREKADALELAVDFRQSNSETQLIDWIQQAVGKVDGVIINPAAFTHTSIAIADALRILSCPIIELHFNNSYRYADRAFRHLSHVRPVATGVIFGFGASGYLVAMEAIKLLISPHALARK
- a CDS encoding tripartite tricarboxylate transporter permease, coding for MDFQFDNLIFGFSLALTWQNLLFCFLGCLLGTLIGVLPGIGPLATISMLLSITVYFPPLTSLIMLSGIYYGAQYGGSTTAILCRIPGESSSIITCLDGYEMAKQGRGGAALATAALASLFAGIVGTLVITMFSPVLAKVAVSFNAPEYFALMLLGLISVVVFSQGSLLNALAMACVGVMLGLVGSDIETGTSRFTFGVTELSEGLNLVAVGMGLFGLGEIISNLSRHHRGEDIAVIETVDRLWLTGDEFKQAAPAAVRGTAIGSTLGLLPGGGVLLSTFAAYILEKKVSRTPERFGKGAIQGVASPEAANNAAAQTSFIPLLTLGIPSTPTIALLLGAMLIQGVQPGPQILTEKPDLFWGLVASMFIGNAMLVIINLPMIGLWVRLLKIPYAILFPAILIFCCIGTLSLSNSMTDLVVMSGFAFLGIFLMAFGLQPVPMLLGFILGPLAEENLRRALVISDGSFVSLLYRPITLGLILLTVVMLLSVLIPAIRQQKDAQDSD
- a CDS encoding tripartite tricarboxylate transporter TctB family protein, translating into MERIVKNRDIAAGLIVIAMALAFFYFGLSLRYGQASAMGPGYLPRILSFLMLVLGIAILIRGLLNQAEPSEWPSWRATFVIVLSPIVFGVLVPTIGMAIAVVATALFARLAQNLPWRWSTLLNPILLSLFSCVVFVYLLKLPIKLWP